In Haloimpatiens massiliensis, the following are encoded in one genomic region:
- a CDS encoding alanine/glycine:cation symporter family protein, with protein MLEVVQNINKVLWNYILIFLLCGTGIAFTFGLRFVQVRKFGAAFKKAFGGISLKGKKAGEDGMSSFQALATAIAAQVGTGNLAGAATAIAAGGPGAIFWMWLSAFFGMGTIFAEAVLAQVFKEKVDGQITGGPAYYIRKGLNSKFLAAFFSISIIIALGFIGNMVQANSIGAAFSKAFNVPTLIVGIITAALAGLIFIGGIGRIASVTEKVVPLMALLYVVGSLFIVIANWANVIPAFKMIFVGAFNPKAATGGLIGVGVKEAVRYGVARGLFSNEAGMGSTPHAHAVAKVKHPEEQGLVAIVGVCIDTFIILTLTALVILTTGALDGHTTGIELTQKAFELGLGNFGNIFIAVSLFFFAFSTIVGWYFFGEANIRYLFGKKGLPVYRLLVLIFIVLGTTMEVKLVWELADTFNGLMVIPNVIALLGLMGVVRKSLKKYEELES; from the coding sequence ATGCTAGAAGTTGTACAAAATATTAATAAGGTGCTCTGGAATTATATTTTAATATTCTTGTTATGTGGGACGGGAATAGCATTTACTTTTGGATTAAGATTTGTTCAAGTAAGAAAATTTGGCGCTGCATTTAAAAAGGCATTTGGTGGGATATCTTTAAAGGGCAAAAAAGCTGGAGAAGATGGGATGTCTTCATTCCAAGCATTAGCTACTGCAATAGCGGCTCAAGTTGGAACTGGTAATTTAGCCGGTGCTGCAACAGCTATAGCAGCAGGAGGTCCTGGGGCTATATTTTGGATGTGGTTAAGCGCTTTCTTTGGAATGGGTACAATATTTGCAGAAGCAGTTTTAGCTCAGGTTTTTAAAGAAAAAGTTGATGGACAAATAACAGGAGGGCCAGCTTACTATATAAGAAAAGGTTTGAATAGTAAATTTTTAGCAGCTTTCTTCTCTATTAGTATAATAATAGCATTAGGTTTTATAGGAAACATGGTACAAGCAAATTCTATAGGAGCAGCCTTTTCAAAGGCATTTAATGTTCCTACATTAATAGTGGGTATAATAACGGCAGCCTTAGCAGGACTTATATTTATAGGTGGTATAGGAAGAATAGCATCTGTTACTGAAAAAGTAGTTCCTCTAATGGCTCTTTTATATGTAGTGGGAAGTTTATTTATAGTAATAGCTAATTGGGCAAATGTTATTCCAGCTTTTAAAATGATATTTGTAGGTGCATTTAACCCTAAAGCTGCAACAGGTGGACTTATAGGTGTTGGAGTAAAAGAAGCTGTTAGATACGGTGTGGCTAGAGGATTATTTTCAAATGAAGCAGGTATGGGTTCTACTCCTCATGCTCATGCAGTAGCAAAGGTTAAGCATCCAGAAGAACAAGGTTTAGTGGCTATAGTTGGGGTATGCATAGATACTTTTATAATATTAACATTAACTGCTCTTGTAATACTTACTACCGGTGCATTAGATGGGCATACAACAGGAATAGAGTTAACACAAAAGGCATTCGAGTTAGGCCTCGGTAATTTTGGAAATATATTTATTGCTGTATCCTTATTCTTCTTTGCATTTTCCACTATAGTTGGATGGTATTTCTTCGGAGAAGCCAATATTAGATATTTATTTGGAAAGAAAGGATTACCTGTATATAGATTACTTGTTTTAATATTCATAGTTTTAGGTACTACTATGGAAGTTAAGTTAGTTTGGGAATTAGCAGATACATTTAATGGTCTTATGGTTATACCAAACGTAATTGCATTATTAGGATTAATGGGAGTTGTTAGAAAATCTCTTAAAAAGTACGAAGAATTAGAATCTTAA
- a CDS encoding NAD(P)H-dependent flavin oxidoreductase encodes MSLPYLTIGHLKAKLPIIQGGMGVGVSLSRLASAVAKEGAIGVISGVGIGFRESDFLNNSKEANIRALKKEISKAKESSSNGIIGVNILTASNEFEELVTTASNSGADLIICGAGLPTNLPALVKNKLTKLIPIVSSAKAASIISKLWKRKYNYTPDALIVEGPKAGGHLGFSKEDLSKGDKNLEDIVKEVIKVIKPFEDDAKKNIPIIAAGGIYSGKDISKFLKLGASGVQMGTRFVATEECDAHINFKNAYINSKKEDIDIVISPVGMPGRAIRNSFINSLDAGKKVIDKCYKCLTHCNPQTTPYCISKALINSVEGNVDEGLIFCGENAYKLKEIVPVKTLIKTLLMEAEEI; translated from the coding sequence ATGAGTTTACCTTATTTAACTATAGGCCACTTAAAGGCCAAATTACCAATAATTCAAGGAGGAATGGGAGTAGGAGTATCTTTATCTCGTCTTGCTTCTGCAGTAGCCAAAGAAGGTGCTATTGGAGTAATTTCTGGTGTTGGAATAGGTTTTAGAGAAAGTGATTTTTTAAATAATTCTAAAGAAGCAAATATAAGAGCTTTAAAAAAAGAAATTTCTAAAGCTAAGGAATCCAGTTCAAATGGAATCATTGGAGTTAATATTTTAACCGCATCTAATGAATTTGAAGAATTAGTTACCACTGCATCTAATTCTGGGGCAGATTTAATAATTTGTGGTGCTGGACTGCCAACAAATTTGCCTGCATTAGTAAAAAATAAATTAACTAAATTAATTCCCATAGTATCTTCCGCCAAAGCAGCTTCAATAATAAGCAAACTTTGGAAGAGAAAATACAACTATACCCCTGATGCTTTAATTGTTGAAGGTCCTAAAGCTGGTGGACATTTAGGTTTTTCTAAAGAAGATTTATCTAAGGGAGATAAAAATTTAGAGGATATAGTAAAGGAAGTTATTAAAGTTATAAAACCATTTGAGGATGATGCTAAAAAGAATATTCCAATAATAGCTGCTGGGGGAATCTATAGTGGAAAAGACATTTCTAAATTTCTAAAACTTGGTGCCTCTGGTGTGCAAATGGGCACTAGATTTGTAGCTACAGAGGAATGTGATGCACATATTAATTTCAAAAATGCCTATATAAATTCAAAAAAAGAAGATATAGACATAGTAATTAGTCCGGTTGGAATGCCTGGAAGAGCTATAAGAAATTCTTTTATAAATTCTTTGGACGCAGGAAAAAAGGTTATAGATAAATGTTATAAATGCTTAACTCATTGTAATCCCCAAACTACACCTTACTGTATATCTAAAGCCCTTATTAACTCCGTTGAGGGAAATGTGGATGAAGGACTTATATTCTGTGGT